Sequence from the Litorilinea aerophila genome:
GGGGCGGCACCACCCTCTTCACCGCCCTGGTGTTGGGCGCCGGGGCCGTGGCCGGCATCGAGCGGGCTCCCCAGGACGTAAAATCCACGGCCGCGTTCATCCGCCAGTTCATGCGGGAAAAGGGCATCGCCTGCCGGGTGAAGGAGGAGCGCCTGCGCAAGGTAGGCCAGCGCTGGACCTTCACCATCGGCAAGGAGGAACCCCAACGCTGCGTGCTGGCCCTGGGGGATACCGGCCAGGCCAACACCCTGGTGGCCGGCTTCAAGCCCCACCTCATGGTCACCGACCTGCCCTACGGCATTCAGCACAGCGGCGTCCTGGTGGACCTGCTCACCCTGGCGTTGCCGGTCTGGTCGTCCCTGCTGCCGCCCAGCGGCGTGCTGGTCTTCGCATGGGACGCCACCCGTTTTCCCCGGGAGAAGATGGCCACCCTGGTGGAATCGGTCAGCCCGCTGCGGGTGTTGCACAGCCCGCCCTATGATCGGTTGGCCCATCGGGTGGATCGGGTCATCAAAGTGCGGGATGTGCTGGTGGCCCGCCCGGGCTGAACCATATATCTTGCTAAATTTGCCCCCTTTGACGAGAAACCTGGTTTCAACTATAATGTAGACGCTCTGCCTCATCCGGCTAAATTACCCGATTACATTAATAGCATCACAGCCAACAGCCATAGTACCTATCATCCCCCAGGGAATTCGCCCGTTTCCACCGGAGAAGGGTGGCCGTGTCCCATGGTCTGCTCCTCTCCTTTGCTGTTAACTTTGCTCATTCCATCAAAGGAGGCAAATGTGTCCACACAACAATCTAAACCCTTCGGCAAGCGGCTTTCGCGACGGCAGGCGCTCCAGCTCATGGGGGGCATTACCGGTATGGCGGCGCTGGCAGCGTGCACCGCTGCGCCGGTGGCGCCAGCAACGGGCGGCGAAGGGGCAGCCGAACCGGCCCAGGTAGCCGGCACCATGCTGGTCGTCCATCGCCGTGAATACTTCAAGGAGATGGAGGACCTGTTCGCCCAGGCCGTCCAAAATTGGGCCCAGGAAAATAACGTCGAAGTTGAAACCTCCACCGTTGCCTCCGAAGCCTTTGAAGACTTCGTTGCCAAAACCCTGGCCGAGGTGCAGGCTGGCAACCCGCCGGACCTGATCTACCATGTGCGGCTGGTGCAGCAGCTCTATTTCTACGACGCCCTGGAGCCGGTCAGCGACACCGTGGAAAAGGCCATCGGCCTCTACGGCGAGCCTTCCCTGGGCCACCGTATGCAGAACTTCATCGACGGCGAGTGGTGGGGTATCCCCTACATCAACGGCGGCGGCGGCGAATTTGCCCGGCGCAGTGTCTTCGAAGGACAGGGCATCGATCCCCTGGAAGACCTGGTGACCTGGGACGACCGCCGGGATGCCTGTCTCCAGGTGACCGACGTGGCCGCCGAAATGTACGGCTGGGGTCGCACGGTCAACCGCAGCGGCGACGGCGCCGGCCTGGTGCAGGCGGTGATCCATGACTGGGGTGGCCACATCACCGACGAGAACATGACGGAAATCACCTTCAACTCGCCGGAGACGGTGGCGGCCGTGGCCTGGCTGACCGAGATTTACACCTCCGAGCAATATGCGCCCATGTTGCCGCCCGGCGTGATCAGCTGGACCGACTCCAGCAACAACGAGGCCTACCTGGCTGGCAACATCGCCTACACGGGCAACGCCGCCAGCGTCTACGCCAAAGCCAAGGCGGACCAGAACCCGGTCTTCGAGGACACGGTGGTGCTCAACGTCCCCGTGGGCCCCTATGGGCAGCCCCACATTGGGGCCGGTGGTGGTGGGCAGCTCCATGTGCCCAAGGGCGCCAAGCATGTGGAGCTGGCGAAAGAGCTTTCCCTCTATCTGTTGGAGCCGGATGTGTTCATCCCCATCTCCCTCATCTCTGCAGGCCTGTTCCTCCCGGCCTACCAGAAGTACTACGAGATGGATCCGGTGGTCCAGGCCTTTGAAGCGGATCCCAACCTGCAGCGGATGGGCGAGCAGCAGCTGGGCGACTATCCTGGTCTCTCCTGGCCGGCCCAGCCCAGCCCCTTCTTCGACGCCATTGCCGCCCAGTCCATCCTGACGGACATGATGGCCGAGACCATCACCCAGGGCGTCAGCCCAGAAGAAGCCGTGGCCCATGCCACCGACCGCATCATCCAGATCGCAGAAGAAATGGGTGCACTGGGCTAAGACAGGGCATCTTCACCCACGGGGCCCGGCCGAACGGCCGGGCCCCTCCAGCGGATGAAGGCAATTTGTATGTTCATTGAAAATCCACCAGAGTCCATCCAGCAGTTGACCCGGCTGTATCAGCAGGATCGGTTCCCCAACGGGCGACCACGAGTTCCCGATCACATCCTGGAACGGATGCAGAAGGTCACCACGGAGCAGGCCTGGTCTGTGTTACGGCGCCACGGCTACCATCATCAATTTGAAGGCGGCTGGTTCCAGACCCATCCCGATAAAATCCTGGTGGGACGGGCAGTGACGGCCATGTTGCTTCCCCAGCGGCCAGATCTGAACGACCTGGTGGAAGAGCTGGGCCGGGCTGAAGGCCGCATCGGCGGACAGAACTCGTGGGTCATCGATACGCTGGAGCCTGGCGACGTGATGGTGGTGGACATGTGGGGTAAAATTAAAGAAGGGACCTTCGTAGGCGATAACCTGGCCACCTCTCTGCGTACCCGCACCCGGGCCGGCGCTGTCCTCCACTGCGGCATCCGGGATTTCCAGGGAGTGCGTGAACTGGAAGATTTGCAGATCTTCTGCCGCGGCCTGGACCCAAGCGCCATCGCCAACTGCACCCTGGCCGGCATCAACATTCCTATTCGGATCGGTGAAACCACCGTGCTGCCGGGTGATGTGGTCCTGGGGACCCCAACCGGCGTCATCTTCATCCCTCCCCATCTGGCCGAGGAGGTGGTGGAGAGTGCGGAGCGGGTTCAGCTGCGGGATGAATTTGGCAAACTGCGCTTACAGCAAAAACGATATACCCCCGGAGAAATTGATCGAAAATGGCCCCCAGAAATCGAGGCCGACTTCGATGCCTGGTTAGCCGCCGGCAAACCACGGGACTGACGTATCCGGCCGTCATTCGACGGGAGTTTGAAGGAGACATTCAGTGGCAGAGAGAGCAGCACCTCTAGCAACCCGATATGCGGTCCGGCCCCAGCGCCACCTCTTGCGCCGCCTGTTGGGACGCGACTGGCAGATCGCCTTTGCCTTTGTCGCACCCATTCTCATTTTGATGGTGGTGTTCATCGCCTGGCCTTTCATCAAAGCCGTTTACACCAGCATGACCGTCCGAACCCTGGCCAGAGAGACGAAATTCGTCTGGTTTGACAACTACCTGCGTCTCTACAGCGACCCCTACTATCGGCAGGCTGTGCGCGCGACGGTGGTCTTTACGGCTGGCTCCATCGGCTTTAAAGTCCTGTTCGGCTTGATCGCGGCCCTTTTGCTCCATCAACAACGCCGCTGGCGCAACCTGCTCACCGGGCTGGTCCTGCTGCCCTGGATCATTCCCTCTGTGGTGCAGGCCCTGGCGTGGCGCTCCATCTATGACCCCCTCTTCGGCGGCCTCAACCCCATTTTGTTGGGGCTGGGTCTCATCAAGGAGCCCCTATCCTGGCTGGCCGACCCGAAGCTGGCCATGGCCGCGGTCATCTCGGTCAATGTCTGGGCCGGTATCCCCTTCTTCACCGTCAACATCCTGGCCGGGCTTTCCTCCATCGACAAGGAGCTGTATGAGGCGGCAGAAATCGATGGGGCCAACGCATGGAACCGCTTTGTCCATGTGACCTTGCCCGGGCTCCGCTATGTCCTGGCCGTGGCGACCCTGCTCTCCACCGTCTGGACTTTCAACAACTTCGAAACCATCTTCCTGCTGACCGGTGGCGGCCCTGGCAACGTGACCAAGGTCTACTCCATCATGGCCTACGAGAAGGCCATCCGCTCCCTGCAGTTTGGCCCCGGCACGGCTGTCGCCTTCAGCCTGCTGCCCATCCTGGTCTTCTTTATCCTGCTCCTCTCCCGCTACATGCGGCGGGACGTGGAACGGGACGACCTCAGCGGCACCTGGCAGGATGTGGTCATCGACGGCGTGGGGCGGCTGGTCTCCTTGATCGCAACGGTGGTGGCCGTGCCCCTGGGGTTGGTCTTCGGGGTTGTGAGCCGCATCCTCCCCAAAGGCCGGGCCAGCCAGCGCCGCAACCAGATGATCAACGGCCTGCTGCGGGGACTCCTGATGGTGGTGCTGTTGACCTTTATCCTCTTCCCCTTCTACTGGATCTTGATCACAGCCTTCAAGGGCAACCTGCAGATCGGCCAGCGGGAAGACATCTTCTGGCCCAACCCCTGGACCACGGAGCAGTTCTATCGCCTCTTCTATGAAGAACCCTTCCTGGTTTGGTTCAAGAATTCGACCATTGTGAGCGTCACCACAACGGTGCTGGCTGTGGTCATCGCCTGCCTCAGCGGCTACGCCCTGGCTCGCCTGCGCTTCCGCGGCGCCCAGACCATGACCACGGTGCTTCTCATCACCTACCTGCTGCCCGGCGCCCTGATGTTCATCCCCCTCTACGGCATCCTGGCCGACCTGGGCGTGATCAACACCCGGTGGGCCCTGATCCTGACCTACCCCACCGGCATGGTGCCCTTCTCCACCTGGCTGCTCATGGGCTACTACCGGTCCATCCCGGAAGAGCTGGAACATGCTGCCATGGTGGACGGTGCCAACCGGCTCCAGGCCTTCCTGCGGGTGACTCTGCCCCTGACTGCTCCGGCCCTTCTGGCGGTCACCCTCTTTGCCTTTACCAATGCCTGGAAGGAATTCCTCTTCGCCTTCGTCTTCATCACCAGCGAAAAACTCATGACCTTGCCGGTGGGTCTGGCCCAGACGATCTTTGGCGATATCTACCCCTGGGGCATGCTGATGGCAGCCTCCTTGCTCATCTCCATCCCGGTGGTCATTTTCTACATGTGGGGCCAGCGTTTCATGATCGCTGGCCTGACCGCTGGCAGCGTGAAAGGTTAGCTCGTATGCGCATCACCGACATGCATGTCACGCCCATTGCCATTGCCGATCCGCCCCTCCTCAACGCGGCGGGCCTGCATGCCCCCTATGCCCTGCGCACCATCGTCGAGATTGTGACCGACGACAACCTCTACGGCCTGGGCGAAGTGCCCGGCAGCGCCGCCACCACCGCCGCCCTGGAAGCGGCCCGGGAGGTGGTCGTGGGCAAGGATCCCTTCCAGCTCAACGCCATTCAGGCCGAGCTCATCGCCCACTTCGGCGAGGACGGCGCTGGCGCCCGGGGAGAAGCCCCCTGGGACAAGCGCCGCATGGTCCACGTCTACAGCGCCATCGAGGTGGCCTGCTTCGACCTCATGGGCAAGGCCACCGGCCGCCCCGTCTGCGATCTGTTGGGCGGCCGGGTGCGGGACCGGGTGGAGTTCTCCGCCTATCTGTTCTACAAGTACGAAGGTGCCGGCGGCGCCCTGGGCTTCGAGACCGACCCCAACGCCACCGGCTGGGCCGCAGCCCGCCAGCGAGCTGCCCTGGACCCGGAGGGCATCGTGGCCCAGGCCAAAGCCATGTGCGACGCCTTCGGCTTCCGTTCCATCAAGCTCAAGGGTGGGGCCATGCCGCCGGACGAAGAGGCCGATGCCATCCTGGCCCTGCGGGAGGCCTTCGGCCCGGGCACGCCCCTGCGTCTGGACCCCAACGCCATCTGGAAGGTGGAGACCGCCATCCGCATCGGCGAACGGCTGCGGGGCGTGCTGGAGTACTACGAAGATCCGGTGCGGGGCCAGGAGAACATGGCCAAAGTGCGAACGGCGCTGAAGGATATCCCCCTGGCCACCAACATGTGCACCACCTCCTTCGAGGACATCCCCGGCAGTGTCCGCCTCCACTCGGAGGACATCATCCTCAGCGACCACCACTTCTGGGGTGGGCTCCGGGCCTCGGTGGAGCTGGCCCGCATCTGCCGCACCTTCGGCCGGGGGCTCTCCATGCATTCCAACAGCCACGTGGGCATCTCCCTCATGGCCATGGCCCACCTGGCCGCGGCCACGCCCAACCTGACCTACGCCTGCGATACCCACTACCCCTGGCAGTCCGAAGAGCTGCTGGTGGGCGGCCGCATCCCCTTCGACGAAGGCTGCGTGGTGATCCCCAACGAGCCCGGCCTGGGCATCGAGCTGGACCGGGAGGCCCTGGCCCGGCTCCACGAGCAGTACAAGGCCTGTGGCCTCACCGAACGCAACGACGAGGTCGAAATGCAGAAGGTGCAGCCCGGCTGGAAGTTCCAGGCTACCCGCTGGTAACCGCTTCCCGAACAACCCGGTGAGCCTCACCGTAGGGCCCGGGGTGCGACCATGTGCCACATGCCGTGGTCGCTACCCCGGGCCCTGACCCTGTCTGGCCCCAAAGTCCGCCAGGAGATGAATCCCCAGGCTCTATGTAAACAAACCATGTAAACAAACCTGCTGAAGCAGGTTGACCCGCTCCGGCTGAACCGGCTTCCAGCCGGTTTGGTCCCCGCCAGGCACAGATTGAAATCTGTGCCGAGATCTAAAGCCGGGTGAAGGCCCCCGCGAACCGGGCGGCTCTGCTCGACTGTGCTATAATGCCTCCATCGGAAAGCGCCATCCACCATCACCAACGGAGGAATCGCATGATCGACCGCAGCGCCATCCTGGAAAAAGACCGGGAACACTGGCTCCATCCCCTGCACCATCCCAGCTCCCACACCGATCCCCTGATCTTCGAATCGGGCCACGGCGTGTGGCTGCGTACCGTGGACGGCAAAGAGCTCATCGACGGGCTGGCCGGGCTGTGGAACGTACTCCTGGGCCACGGCAACCAGGAGCTGGCCGAGGCCGCCCGGGAACAGATGAGCCGGCTGGCCTACTGCTCCAGCTACGCCGGCTCCGGCAACCTGCCGGCCATCGAACTGGCCGACCGCCTGGCCGGCTTCGCCTATCCCAGCCTGAACACCACTTTCTTCACCTCGGGTGGGGCCGAGTCCAACGAGAGCGCGTTCAAGACGGTGCGCTACTACTGGAAGCGCCTGGGCAAGCCGGACAAGGTGAAGGTCATCTCCCGGCAACACGCCTACCACGGCATCACCCTGGCCGCCATGAGCGCCACCGGCATGACCGCCTACTGGCCCATGTTTGAACCCCGGGTGCCCGGCTTCCTGCACATCCCCGCGCCCTACCCCTACCGCTACGCCGGCGACATCCAGCCGGGGGAGACGGTGGGCCAGGCCGCGGCCCGGGCCCTGGAAGAGGCCATCCTGCGGGAAGGCCCCGACACCGTGGGCGCCTTCATCGCCGAGCCGGTCCAGGGCGCCGGCGGCGTCATCGTCCCGCCGGACGACTACTTCCCCCGGGTACGGGAGATCTGCGACCGCTACGACGTGCTCTTCATCGCCGACGAGGTCATCACCGGCTTCGGCCGCACGGGCGACTGGTTCGCCCTGCGCCGCTGGGGCGTGGAGCCGGACATCATGTCCTTTGCCAAGGGCATCACCAGCGGCTACCTGCCCCTGGGCGGCATCCAGATCTCCGACAAAATCCGCGAAGTCATCATGAGCGCGCCGCCCAACGAGCGCTGGATGCACGCCTACACCTATTCGGGCCACCCCACCTGCTGCGCGGTGGCGCTCAAAAACCTGGAGATCCTCCAGCGCCTGGACCTGGCCAGCCATGCGGCCCGCATGGGCGCCCGCCTGCTGCAGGGGCTCCAGGGCCTGGCCGAGGAGTTCGAAATCATCGGCGACGTGCGTGGCCTGGGGCTCATGTGCGCCATCGAGCTGGTCAAGGACCGGGAGACCAAAGAGCCGGCCGGCCTGGGGGAACAGCTACGCCAGGCCTGCATCCAGCGGGGACTCTTCACCCGGGCCATCGGCGACATCTTCGCCTTCGCGCCGCCCCTGATCATCAGCGAAGAGGAAGTGGACCGCATGGTGGCCATCGTGGGCGAGTCCCTGGCTGCCATCATTGGCTGAGGAACGCCCCAGTCATGGAAGGCAGCTCGCCATGGCCCAGCGCGCATCTGTGCCCATCCTTGAATACGACCCCAGTGCCGAGGCCATCCTGGAGCCGAAGCGGCTCATCAAGCCCCACCCCCGCATGCCAGAACATGGGGTCATCACCTTCTTCCAGGATGTGATCGACCACTTTGTGGAGCAGGGCCTGGCCCGGGAGCTCACGGCCCTGAAAAGCGAGATGGGGCGACATCCCATCTACGTCCACCCCTGTCGGGGCCAGCGGGTCGCGCTCTTCCACCCCGGCATCGGCGCGCCCCTGGCCGCCGGCATGCTGGAGGAGGTCATCGCCCTGGGCTGCCGCAAGTTCATCGCCTGCGGCGGCGCCGGGGTCCTGAGCCGGAGCATC
This genomic interval carries:
- a CDS encoding TRM11 family methyltransferase, which codes for MTTLLAQIAPQRSTQYTELATTLAPHELTLSPAGKALTELKPVTLGGQPYLQATLQQALTPALAWELGALATTSAYFEYHEQVGGVPGPWLRPVETGFRPALPPELALTRRYRGKTNELFTHFLCNLARFSSGVANLPWRQLRLLDPLAGGGTTLFTALVLGAGAVAGIERAPQDVKSTAAFIRQFMREKGIACRVKEERLRKVGQRWTFTIGKEEPQRCVLALGDTGQANTLVAGFKPHLMVTDLPYGIQHSGVLVDLLTLALPVWSSLLPPSGVLVFAWDATRFPREKMATLVESVSPLRVLHSPPYDRLAHRVDRVIKVRDVLVARPG
- a CDS encoding ABC transporter substrate-binding protein, whose product is MSTQQSKPFGKRLSRRQALQLMGGITGMAALAACTAAPVAPATGGEGAAEPAQVAGTMLVVHRREYFKEMEDLFAQAVQNWAQENNVEVETSTVASEAFEDFVAKTLAEVQAGNPPDLIYHVRLVQQLYFYDALEPVSDTVEKAIGLYGEPSLGHRMQNFIDGEWWGIPYINGGGGEFARRSVFEGQGIDPLEDLVTWDDRRDACLQVTDVAAEMYGWGRTVNRSGDGAGLVQAVIHDWGGHITDENMTEITFNSPETVAAVAWLTEIYTSEQYAPMLPPGVISWTDSSNNEAYLAGNIAYTGNAASVYAKAKADQNPVFEDTVVLNVPVGPYGQPHIGAGGGGQLHVPKGAKHVELAKELSLYLLEPDVFIPISLISAGLFLPAYQKYYEMDPVVQAFEADPNLQRMGEQQLGDYPGLSWPAQPSPFFDAIAAQSILTDMMAETITQGVSPEEAVAHATDRIIQIAEEMGALG
- a CDS encoding RraA family protein → MFIENPPESIQQLTRLYQQDRFPNGRPRVPDHILERMQKVTTEQAWSVLRRHGYHHQFEGGWFQTHPDKILVGRAVTAMLLPQRPDLNDLVEELGRAEGRIGGQNSWVIDTLEPGDVMVVDMWGKIKEGTFVGDNLATSLRTRTRAGAVLHCGIRDFQGVRELEDLQIFCRGLDPSAIANCTLAGINIPIRIGETTVLPGDVVLGTPTGVIFIPPHLAEEVVESAERVQLRDEFGKLRLQQKRYTPGEIDRKWPPEIEADFDAWLAAGKPRD
- a CDS encoding ABC transporter permease — protein: MAERAAPLATRYAVRPQRHLLRRLLGRDWQIAFAFVAPILILMVVFIAWPFIKAVYTSMTVRTLARETKFVWFDNYLRLYSDPYYRQAVRATVVFTAGSIGFKVLFGLIAALLLHQQRRWRNLLTGLVLLPWIIPSVVQALAWRSIYDPLFGGLNPILLGLGLIKEPLSWLADPKLAMAAVISVNVWAGIPFFTVNILAGLSSIDKELYEAAEIDGANAWNRFVHVTLPGLRYVLAVATLLSTVWTFNNFETIFLLTGGGPGNVTKVYSIMAYEKAIRSLQFGPGTAVAFSLLPILVFFILLLSRYMRRDVERDDLSGTWQDVVIDGVGRLVSLIATVVAVPLGLVFGVVSRILPKGRASQRRNQMINGLLRGLLMVVLLTFILFPFYWILITAFKGNLQIGQREDIFWPNPWTTEQFYRLFYEEPFLVWFKNSTIVSVTTTVLAVVIACLSGYALARLRFRGAQTMTTVLLITYLLPGALMFIPLYGILADLGVINTRWALILTYPTGMVPFSTWLLMGYYRSIPEELEHAAMVDGANRLQAFLRVTLPLTAPALLAVTLFAFTNAWKEFLFAFVFITSEKLMTLPVGLAQTIFGDIYPWGMLMAASLLISIPVVIFYMWGQRFMIAGLTAGSVKG
- a CDS encoding enolase C-terminal domain-like protein, whose protein sequence is MRITDMHVTPIAIADPPLLNAAGLHAPYALRTIVEIVTDDNLYGLGEVPGSAATTAALEAAREVVVGKDPFQLNAIQAELIAHFGEDGAGARGEAPWDKRRMVHVYSAIEVACFDLMGKATGRPVCDLLGGRVRDRVEFSAYLFYKYEGAGGALGFETDPNATGWAAARQRAALDPEGIVAQAKAMCDAFGFRSIKLKGGAMPPDEEADAILALREAFGPGTPLRLDPNAIWKVETAIRIGERLRGVLEYYEDPVRGQENMAKVRTALKDIPLATNMCTTSFEDIPGSVRLHSEDIILSDHHFWGGLRASVELARICRTFGRGLSMHSNSHVGISLMAMAHLAAATPNLTYACDTHYPWQSEELLVGGRIPFDEGCVVIPNEPGLGIELDREALARLHEQYKACGLTERNDEVEMQKVQPGWKFQATRW
- a CDS encoding aminotransferase family protein, with the translated sequence MIDRSAILEKDREHWLHPLHHPSSHTDPLIFESGHGVWLRTVDGKELIDGLAGLWNVLLGHGNQELAEAAREQMSRLAYCSSYAGSGNLPAIELADRLAGFAYPSLNTTFFTSGGAESNESAFKTVRYYWKRLGKPDKVKVISRQHAYHGITLAAMSATGMTAYWPMFEPRVPGFLHIPAPYPYRYAGDIQPGETVGQAAARALEEAILREGPDTVGAFIAEPVQGAGGVIVPPDDYFPRVREICDRYDVLFIADEVITGFGRTGDWFALRRWGVEPDIMSFAKGITSGYLPLGGIQISDKIREVIMSAPPNERWMHAYTYSGHPTCCAVALKNLEILQRLDLASHAARMGARLLQGLQGLAEEFEIIGDVRGLGLMCAIELVKDRETKEPAGLGEQLRQACIQRGLFTRAIGDIFAFAPPLIISEEEVDRMVAIVGESLAAIIG